One region of Pyramidobacter sp. YE332 genomic DNA includes:
- the argF gene encoding ornithine carbamoyltransferase has product MAKNLRGKNFLKLLDFSSQDIRYLLELSKNFKSMKRAGVPHRYLEGKNIVLLFEKTSTRTRCSFEVAGADLGMGVTYLDPAGSQMGHKESIKDTARVLGRMFDGIEYRGFSQKTVEELGAYAGVPVWNGLTDEWHPTQMLADLLTIEEHFGHLKGLKFVYMGDARNNVANSLMIACAKMGVNYVACAPRELFPDPKLVETAKEIAKENYCTVTLTSDVDEGTKNADVLYTDIWVSMGEPAEIWEQRIKQLSPYQINAKAMKNANEQAIFLHCLPSFHDTETKVGKEIADKFGITEMEVTNEVFESKQSYVFDQAENRMHTIKAVMYATLC; this is encoded by the coding sequence ATGGCTAAGAATTTGCGGGGAAAGAATTTTTTGAAGCTGCTGGATTTTTCGTCCCAGGACATCCGTTATCTGCTTGAGCTCTCGAAGAACTTCAAGTCGATGAAGCGCGCGGGCGTGCCGCACCGTTACCTCGAGGGCAAGAACATCGTGCTGCTCTTCGAGAAGACCTCGACGAGAACGCGCTGCTCGTTCGAAGTCGCCGGCGCCGATCTGGGCATGGGCGTCACCTATCTCGATCCCGCCGGTTCGCAGATGGGGCACAAGGAGAGCATCAAGGACACGGCGCGCGTGCTGGGACGCATGTTCGACGGCATCGAATACCGCGGTTTCTCGCAGAAGACGGTCGAGGAGCTGGGGGCTTACGCCGGCGTGCCGGTGTGGAACGGCCTGACCGACGAATGGCATCCTACGCAGATGCTGGCCGACCTTCTGACGATCGAAGAACACTTCGGCCACCTCAAGGGGCTGAAATTCGTCTACATGGGCGACGCCCGCAACAATGTGGCCAACTCGCTGATGATCGCCTGCGCCAAGATGGGCGTCAACTACGTCGCCTGCGCTCCCAGGGAGCTTTTCCCCGATCCCAAGCTGGTCGAGACGGCCAAGGAAATTGCCAAAGAGAATTACTGCACTGTGACGCTGACGAGCGACGTCGACGAGGGCACGAAGAACGCCGACGTTCTCTACACGGACATCTGGGTTTCCATGGGCGAGCCCGCGGAGATCTGGGAGCAGCGCATCAAGCAGCTGAGCCCCTATCAGATCAACGCCAAGGCGATGAAGAACGCGAACGAACAGGCGATTTTCCTGCACTGCCTGCCCTCTTTCCACGACACCGAGACCAAGGTCGGCAAGGAGATCGCCGACAAGTTCGGCATCACCGAGATGGAGGTCACCAACGAGGTTTTCGAGTCGAAGCAGTCCTACGTTTTCGATCAGGCCGAGAACCGCATGCACACCATCAAGGCGGTCATGTACGCGACGCTCTGCTAA